From Cheilinus undulatus linkage group 17, ASM1832078v1, whole genome shotgun sequence, one genomic window encodes:
- the dab2 gene encoding disabled homolog 2 isoform X2, whose amino-acid sequence MSAEVEVSAPAPADPSVASPTAATAPGTPPPSPATAATKVPFKREKKKVPEKTDEYLLGRFKGDGVRYKAKLIGIDDVPEARGDKMCQDSMMKLKGMAVAARSQGKHKQRIWVNISMSGIKIIDERSGVIEHEHVVNKISFIARDVTDNRAFGYVCGAEGQHQFFAIKTAQQAEPLVIDLKDLFQVIFNMRKKEAEASQKGENGSAVVENGSDASLGADGAKTAQPVEELNLFGDITTPPDIRAPNSTASDLFGAELFAAPSQPEGSSASSDLFNSTPASSTPSSIAALGNLQLGPPATTAIPAAGMWAASPAAPSMFPMPGVTAPGPRPAYPQPSAFGGLPIPPTAWGQSMQPQFVPPLSPPHIFPPNSPPAWVQPGMNPFQPGAFPGMGDQHGPARPPPRPPVKETPKVENSAFTALDPLGDKEKKTGKDMFKDFQIAKPPAIPARKGELASNSASASSGNESGAFDQYFTSKVGVAQESADHDDFDIKQLSAVNDAPKPAPAAAPAPSLNSSFDAAFTSAPIPNNTAPAQGQGLNQDMFDQAFGAPDSSPFGAPPVAMQPAPVGQTSTANFGDPFGNPFA is encoded by the exons TTCCAGAGAAGACAGACGAGTACCTGCTGGGCAGGTTTAAGGGGGATGGCGTGAGGTACAAAGCCAAGCTGATCGGCATCGATGATGTCCCAGAGGCCCGGGGAGACAAAATGTGCCAGGACTCCATGATGAAACTGAAG GGAATGGCAGTAGCCGCTCGGTCTCAGggcaaacacaaacagaggaTCTGGGTCAACATTTCCATGTCGGGCATCAAGATCATCGATGAGAGATCGGGG GTGATTGAACATGAGCATGTGGTGAATAAGATCTCCTTCATCGCCAGAGACGTCACAGATAACCGGGCGTTTGGGTATGTGTGTGGAGCAGAGGGGCAGCATCAGTTCTTTGCCATAAAGACGGCACAGCAG GCAGAGCCTCTGGTCATCGATCTGAAGGATCTGTTCCAGGTCATCTTCAACATGAGGAAGAAAGAGGCAGAGGCCTCTCAGAAG GGAGAAAATGGCAGCGCTGTAGTTGAG AATGGAAGTGACGCCTCGCTAGGCGCGGATGGAGCCAAAACTGCCCAA CCAGTGGAGGAGCTCAACCTTTTTGGAGACATTACGACCCCTCCAGACATCCGGGCTCCAAAT TCCACAGCAAGTGACCTGTTTGGAGCAGAGCTGTTTGCTGCTCCGAGTCAACCTGAGGGGTCTTCTGCTTCAAGTGACCTTTTCAACAGTACACCTGCCAGCTCCACTCCATCCTCCATAGCTGCTCTGG GAAATCTTCAGCTAGGTCCTCCAGCCACCACAGCTATCCCTGCTGCAGGCATGTGGGCAGCCTCCCCCGCTGCCCCTTCCATGTTCCCCATGCCAGGAGTGACAGCTCCTGGCCCTAGACCTGCTTACCCGCAGCCGTCTGCCTTCGGGGGTCTGCCCATTCCTCCCACAGCCTGGGGCCAGTCCATGCAACCCCAGTTTGTTCCACCTTTATCTCCACCGCACATCTTCCCGCCAAATTCTCCACCCGCTTGGGTTCAGCCTGGCATGAACCCTTTCCAGCCTGGCGCTTTCCCCGGTATGGGCGACCAGCATGGTCCAGCACGCCCGCCTCCCAGACCACCTGTAAAGGAGACTCCAAAGGTAGAGAACAGTGCCTTCACAGCTTTGGATCCACTTGGAGACAAAGAGAAGAAGACTGGAAAGGACATGTTCAAGGACTTCCAGATTGCCAAACCTCCTGCCATCCCAGCACGGAAAGGGGAGCTGGCATCCAACTCTGCTTCGGCGTCCAGCGGCAATGAATCCGGGGCGTTTGATCAGTACTTTACCAGCAAAGTTGGCGTCGCTCAGGAGTCTGCAGATCATGACGACTTTGATATTAAACAATTGTCAGCAGTTAATG ACGCTCCTAAACCAGccccagcagcagctccagctcCGAGCTTGAACTCCAGCTTCGATGCTGCCTTCACTTCAGCTCCCATCCCAAACAATACAGCACCAGCCCAGGGACAAGGACTTAATCAGGACATGTTTGATCAAGCATTCGGAGCCCCAGATTCCAGTCCTTTTGGAGCACCACCTGTAGCTATG CAGCCTGCTCCTGTTGGTCAGACCTCGACTGCAAATTTTGGAGATCCATTTGGAAATCCCTTCGCTTGA
- the dab2 gene encoding disabled homolog 2 isoform X1, translated as MSAEVEVSAPAPADPSVASPTAATAPGTPPPSPATAATKVPFKREKKKVPEKTDEYLLGRFKGDGVRYKAKLIGIDDVPEARGDKMCQDSMMKLKGMAVAARSQGKHKQRIWVNISMSGIKIIDERSGVIEHEHVVNKISFIARDVTDNRAFGYVCGAEGQHQFFAIKTAQQAEPLVIDLKDLFQVIFNMRKKEAEASQKGENGSAVVENGSDASLGADGAKTAQPVEELNLFGDITTPPDIRAPNDANDILLLDFSAEVDSNQNCIKGNSFVTSCAPDLGASPHTVNPFSSAFGYFPTPDTDPFRDDPLSKAPSHSPPNNSQFPHLATSNLLNSSAGNTCKTFINGGLNGDSEHLSQQINGLSSKNMILALNNGQWPLGGQISQGNSITMMDGNETAPALSTKNPFFDSSLQTAAVSNGVSHHPQPPVTHSKDSVVINPPPQSSKAGRGRRSAKSTASDLFGAELFAAPSQPEGSSASSDLFNSTPASSTPSSIAALGNLQLGPPATTAIPAAGMWAASPAAPSMFPMPGVTAPGPRPAYPQPSAFGGLPIPPTAWGQSMQPQFVPPLSPPHIFPPNSPPAWVQPGMNPFQPGAFPGMGDQHGPARPPPRPPVKETPKVENSAFTALDPLGDKEKKTGKDMFKDFQIAKPPAIPARKGELASNSASASSGNESGAFDQYFTSKVGVAQESADHDDFDIKQLSAVNDAPKPAPAAAPAPSLNSSFDAAFTSAPIPNNTAPAQGQGLNQDMFDQAFGAPDSSPFGAPPVAMQPAPVGQTSTANFGDPFGNPFA; from the exons TTCCAGAGAAGACAGACGAGTACCTGCTGGGCAGGTTTAAGGGGGATGGCGTGAGGTACAAAGCCAAGCTGATCGGCATCGATGATGTCCCAGAGGCCCGGGGAGACAAAATGTGCCAGGACTCCATGATGAAACTGAAG GGAATGGCAGTAGCCGCTCGGTCTCAGggcaaacacaaacagaggaTCTGGGTCAACATTTCCATGTCGGGCATCAAGATCATCGATGAGAGATCGGGG GTGATTGAACATGAGCATGTGGTGAATAAGATCTCCTTCATCGCCAGAGACGTCACAGATAACCGGGCGTTTGGGTATGTGTGTGGAGCAGAGGGGCAGCATCAGTTCTTTGCCATAAAGACGGCACAGCAG GCAGAGCCTCTGGTCATCGATCTGAAGGATCTGTTCCAGGTCATCTTCAACATGAGGAAGAAAGAGGCAGAGGCCTCTCAGAAG GGAGAAAATGGCAGCGCTGTAGTTGAG AATGGAAGTGACGCCTCGCTAGGCGCGGATGGAGCCAAAACTGCCCAA CCAGTGGAGGAGCTCAACCTTTTTGGAGACATTACGACCCCTCCAGACATCCGGGCTCCAAAT GACGCTAATGATATTCTCTTGCTGGATTTTTCCGCTGAAGTTGACAGCAATCAGAATTGCATAAAGGGAAACTCCTTTGTCACTTCCTGTGCCCCTGACCTCGGGGCATCTCCCCACACAGTAAATCCCTTTTCCTCAGCATTTGGCTACTTTCCAACCCCAGACACTGACCCTTTCAGAGATGACCCCCTTTCCAAAGCGCCCTCTCATTCGCCGCCCAATAATTCACAATTCCCCCACCTCGCCACCTCTAATCTCCTTAACAGCAGCGCTGGCAACACTTGTAAGACATTTATTAACGGTGGTTTGAACGGAGACTCTGAACACCTCAGTCAGCAGATAAATGGGTTATCCAGTAAGAACATGATCCTCGCTCTCAATAATGGACAGTGGCCACTAGGGGGCCAAATATCTCAGGGCAACTCGATAACCATGATGGACGGGAATgaaactgctccagctctcTCAAccaaaaacccattttttgactCATCTTTGCAAACTGCCGCCGTCTCGAATGGCGTAAGTCATCATCCGCAGCCCCCAGTGACTCATAGCAAGGACTCTGTAGTCATAAACCCACCCCCGCAGAGCTCTAAGGCTGGACGAGGTCGAAGAAGTGCAAAG TCCACAGCAAGTGACCTGTTTGGAGCAGAGCTGTTTGCTGCTCCGAGTCAACCTGAGGGGTCTTCTGCTTCAAGTGACCTTTTCAACAGTACACCTGCCAGCTCCACTCCATCCTCCATAGCTGCTCTGG GAAATCTTCAGCTAGGTCCTCCAGCCACCACAGCTATCCCTGCTGCAGGCATGTGGGCAGCCTCCCCCGCTGCCCCTTCCATGTTCCCCATGCCAGGAGTGACAGCTCCTGGCCCTAGACCTGCTTACCCGCAGCCGTCTGCCTTCGGGGGTCTGCCCATTCCTCCCACAGCCTGGGGCCAGTCCATGCAACCCCAGTTTGTTCCACCTTTATCTCCACCGCACATCTTCCCGCCAAATTCTCCACCCGCTTGGGTTCAGCCTGGCATGAACCCTTTCCAGCCTGGCGCTTTCCCCGGTATGGGCGACCAGCATGGTCCAGCACGCCCGCCTCCCAGACCACCTGTAAAGGAGACTCCAAAGGTAGAGAACAGTGCCTTCACAGCTTTGGATCCACTTGGAGACAAAGAGAAGAAGACTGGAAAGGACATGTTCAAGGACTTCCAGATTGCCAAACCTCCTGCCATCCCAGCACGGAAAGGGGAGCTGGCATCCAACTCTGCTTCGGCGTCCAGCGGCAATGAATCCGGGGCGTTTGATCAGTACTTTACCAGCAAAGTTGGCGTCGCTCAGGAGTCTGCAGATCATGACGACTTTGATATTAAACAATTGTCAGCAGTTAATG ACGCTCCTAAACCAGccccagcagcagctccagctcCGAGCTTGAACTCCAGCTTCGATGCTGCCTTCACTTCAGCTCCCATCCCAAACAATACAGCACCAGCCCAGGGACAAGGACTTAATCAGGACATGTTTGATCAAGCATTCGGAGCCCCAGATTCCAGTCCTTTTGGAGCACCACCTGTAGCTATG CAGCCTGCTCCTGTTGGTCAGACCTCGACTGCAAATTTTGGAGATCCATTTGGAAATCCCTTCGCTTGA